One genomic region from Anabaena sp. PCC 7108 encodes:
- a CDS encoding serine/threonine-protein kinase, whose product MLQAEQILQERYQIERQLGNNGIRQTWLAKDLQATDEKNSLVVVKLLAFGGAVQWDDLKLFEREAQILKQLNHPRIPQYIDYFCMDDRSLWFGLVQEYIPGESLKEKLVAGGRFTENQTRKIAVQVLKILTYLHELNPGVLHRDIKPSNLIWGEDNQIYLVDFGAVQDKAAKEGVTFTVVGTYGYAPIEQFGGRAVPASDLYALGASLIHLLTGLAPADLPQKDLRLQFANQVSLSQYFVNWLEKLTEPAPEQRFTSASQALDVLKSGQVVKKAEKEDQSLRTKEFINNSGCGTFNSSVKVPEEILGWNWGAFLMPWLWIWPNYVWLYGLVCFIPQIGWVMTIALGAKGNEWAWKSRHWRSIQHFKDHQRGWAIAGMMIGVPLSILFWGVAYTVIKSMLKF is encoded by the coding sequence ATGCTGCAAGCAGAACAAATCTTACAAGAACGTTATCAAATCGAACGCCAACTTGGTAATAATGGAATTCGCCAAACTTGGTTAGCCAAAGATTTACAAGCTACGGACGAAAAAAATTCCTTAGTTGTGGTCAAACTCTTGGCTTTTGGTGGTGCTGTCCAGTGGGATGATCTCAAACTCTTTGAGCGAGAAGCGCAGATTCTTAAACAACTAAATCATCCCCGCATTCCCCAGTATATTGACTATTTTTGCATGGATGACCGCAGTCTCTGGTTTGGCTTAGTCCAAGAATATATTCCTGGTGAATCACTCAAGGAAAAACTGGTTGCTGGAGGAAGATTTACTGAAAACCAAACTCGGAAAATTGCTGTTCAGGTTTTAAAAATTCTCACCTATTTACATGAATTAAATCCAGGTGTTTTGCACCGAGATATTAAACCCAGTAATTTAATTTGGGGTGAAGATAATCAAATTTATTTAGTTGATTTTGGTGCAGTTCAAGATAAAGCCGCTAAAGAAGGTGTGACTTTTACCGTTGTCGGTACTTATGGTTATGCACCTATAGAACAATTTGGCGGTCGGGCAGTTCCAGCATCAGATTTATATGCTTTAGGAGCATCTTTAATTCATTTGTTAACAGGTCTTGCTCCAGCAGATTTACCTCAGAAAGATTTACGGTTACAATTTGCAAACCAAGTTAGTCTCAGTCAATATTTTGTGAATTGGCTGGAAAAGTTGACAGAACCTGCACCAGAACAACGCTTTACTAGTGCCAGTCAAGCCCTGGATGTTCTCAAATCTGGTCAAGTTGTTAAAAAAGCAGAAAAAGAAGATCAATCTTTACGCACAAAAGAATTTATCAATAATTCTGGGTGTGGTACTTTTAATAGTTCAGTAAAGGTTCCAGAAGAAATTCTGGGTTGGAATTGGGGCGCATTTTTGATGCCTTGGTTATGGATTTGGCCTAATTATGTTTGGCTATATGGATTAGTATGTTTTATCCCGCAGATTGGCTGGGTAATGACAATCGCTCTAGGCGCAAAAGGTAATGAATGGGCTTGGAAAAGTAGGCACTGGCGAAGTATTCAACATTTTAAAGATCATCAGAGAGGCTGGGCAATTGCTGGCATGATGATTGGTGTACCTTTAAGTATTCTATTTTGGGGAGTTGCTTATACTGTCATAAAATCAATGCTTAAATTTTGA
- a CDS encoding adenylate/guanylate cyclase domain-containing protein, translated as MIPKRDFGKTHLDALFTPEISDWHIDVSAVESYREQRQRFMIKRLQLQTKIMLLVGLTLMAYFLWVNNQPGEKILALKIGLLTEFFIFICWFLCRTSLGRRYPHLILLSLCWSVTCAVQIDTALLLNYVEPFTNLWNLMFLTQATMVPVMWRIHLISQVGTTICYLTLYFLYNPQFKQPLYFYIEQGLYLFWTGLICVFSVYLYENLRKKEFRARQELEIAQQQSEKLILNILPRVIAEQLKQEHTTIADSFLEVTVLFADIVGFTELSIHTPPPQLVELLNTIFCLFDELAELHGVEKIKTIGDAYMAVAGLPNHRSDHAIAIANMALDMQQAVTQFNEEQNQSFRIRIGISTGPVVAGVIGLKKFAYDLWGDTVNTASRMESHGIAGSIQVCEASYHLLKDQYLLEKRGLIKVKGKGEMITYLLQGIKVKN; from the coding sequence ATGATTCCCAAAAGAGATTTTGGCAAAACCCACCTAGACGCACTCTTTACCCCAGAGATATCCGACTGGCACATAGATGTAAGCGCTGTAGAATCTTACAGAGAACAGCGACAGCGGTTCATGATCAAACGCCTACAATTGCAAACAAAAATCATGTTGCTTGTAGGCTTAACCCTAATGGCATATTTTCTCTGGGTAAATAACCAACCAGGAGAGAAAATACTGGCTTTGAAAATTGGGTTGTTAACTGAATTTTTTATTTTTATTTGTTGGTTTTTATGCCGAACATCTCTGGGTCGTCGTTACCCACATTTAATTCTTTTGAGTTTATGCTGGTCTGTAACTTGCGCCGTACAAATTGATACGGCTTTACTCTTGAATTATGTAGAGCCGTTCACTAATCTTTGGAATCTGATGTTTCTCACCCAAGCAACTATGGTTCCCGTGATGTGGCGAATACATTTAATCTCCCAGGTCGGCACAACTATCTGCTATTTGACATTATATTTTTTGTACAATCCTCAATTTAAGCAACCTTTATATTTTTATATTGAGCAGGGATTATATTTATTTTGGACAGGGTTAATTTGTGTATTTTCTGTTTATTTATATGAAAATCTGAGAAAAAAAGAATTTCGAGCCAGGCAAGAACTAGAAATAGCTCAACAACAGTCAGAAAAACTAATTTTAAATATCTTACCACGGGTGATTGCAGAACAATTAAAACAGGAACATACTACTATTGCCGATAGCTTTCTGGAAGTCACGGTTTTATTCGCTGATATTGTGGGATTTACAGAGCTTTCTATTCACACCCCGCCGCCACAATTAGTCGAATTATTAAACACAATATTTTGTTTATTTGATGAGTTAGCAGAACTGCATGGAGTAGAAAAAATCAAGACAATTGGTGATGCTTATATGGCAGTTGCTGGTTTACCAAATCATCGTAGCGATCATGCCATAGCCATAGCTAACATGGCATTAGATATGCAACAAGCTGTAACTCAATTCAACGAAGAACAAAATCAATCATTTCGGATTCGCATAGGTATTAGTACAGGGCCAGTAGTAGCAGGGGTGATTGGTTTAAAGAAATTTGCCTATGATCTTTGGGGAGATACTGTGAATACTGCCAGTAGAATGGAATCTCATGGTATAGCAGGTAGTATCCAGGTTTGTGAAGCTAGTTATCATCTATTAAAAGACCAGTATTTATTGGAAAAACGCGGTTTAATTAAAGTTAAAGGTAAAGGGGAAATGATTACATATTTACTGCAAGGAATCAAAGTTAAAAATTAA
- a CDS encoding PAS domain S-box protein, producing MKGISFLLSNYAVAFASVGIAFILTLMLKPLLMSTTFMPFFASVAFSTWYGGIQPGLFATALSSLVVSYFFLNPTFSFYIDHPSSILRLTLFILISIFISWMNSELRNAKQHLEISIKQTAESESKFRRLKTSNIIGVILADMNGKILEANDAFLKMVGYTQEDLLTGKLRWREMTPPEYLEKSNRMAQQIKKTGVCQPFEKQYICKDGSRVNILLGLALLENNSKQVIGFVLDLSDRKKIEESLRQREEQLRVITNALPAQISYVDAQQRYRFNNKKYEEWFDISASQMYGKHLKEILGDSVYQSISPHVETVLSGEQVTYEAKLKNKDGINHYTNVTYVPQFNQQGDVEGFVALIRDITEQKQAEVALKQSEERFRKLTEKVRVIPWEADPNTGNFTYVGPQTEEILGYSLTNWYKENFWAEHIYPEDQESAIQYFLNCSLSLDNYEFEYRMLAADGRIVWLYEIVNVLRDENRPQLLHGFMIDITERKLAEQEREKLLEREQAARAEAEAVNRIKDEFLATLSHELRTPLNAMLGWTQLLRSRKFDENTTARALETIDRNSHALAQLIEDVLDVSRIIRGKLQLNLRPVELVPVVEAAIDTVRPAADAKEISLDFQEDSAVGIVMGDANRLQQIVWNLLSNAVKFTPKRGRVEVQLERINSRVQIRVSDTGSGISPEFLPYVFERFRQADSSTTRSHGGLGLGLAIVRHLVELHGGTVSVISQGIEQGTTFIVNLPMKVVSINYDTPQPELSIARDTYANQQFPILADLRVLVVDDEADARHLLTTILGQYGAQVMAVASAMEAMTALGTFHPDILVSDIGMPQEDGYTLIRKIRTLSIEEGGRIPAVALTAYARTEDRTQALLAGFQLHIPKPVNPAELAVVVANLAGRT from the coding sequence TTGAAAGGAATATCTTTCCTTCTATCAAACTATGCTGTGGCATTTGCATCTGTTGGTATTGCTTTTATACTAACACTGATGCTGAAGCCACTGTTAATGTCAACCACTTTTATGCCATTTTTTGCATCTGTAGCATTCAGTACTTGGTATGGTGGAATTCAACCAGGATTATTTGCTACTGCTTTATCTAGTTTGGTGGTTAGCTACTTTTTTCTTAATCCCACATTTTCTTTTTATATTGATCATCCAAGCAGCATACTCCGCTTAACTTTGTTTATTCTAATATCAATATTTATTTCTTGGATGAACTCTGAGCTACGTAATGCTAAACAGCATTTAGAAATAAGTATAAAGCAGACAGCAGAGAGTGAGTCTAAATTCAGACGCTTGAAAACTTCTAACATCATCGGGGTGATTCTAGCCGATATGAACGGCAAAATTTTAGAAGCAAATGATGCCTTTTTAAAGATGGTAGGTTATACACAAGAGGATTTACTAACAGGAAAATTACGGTGGAGAGAAATGACACCTCCAGAATATTTGGAAAAAAGCAATCGCATGGCACAGCAAATCAAAAAAACAGGAGTATGTCAACCTTTTGAGAAACAATATATCTGTAAAGATGGTAGTCGCGTTAATATTTTATTAGGTTTAGCTTTATTAGAAAATAATTCAAAACAAGTAATTGGTTTCGTTTTAGATTTAAGCGATCGCAAAAAGATAGAAGAGTCTCTGCGCCAAAGAGAAGAACAACTACGCGTGATTACAAATGCTCTGCCCGCGCAAATTTCTTATGTTGATGCTCAACAGCGCTATCGCTTTAATAATAAAAAATATGAAGAATGGTTTGATATTTCCGCCTCACAAATGTATGGCAAACACCTCAAAGAAATCCTCGGTGATTCTGTTTATCAGTCCATATCTCCTCATGTAGAAACAGTATTGTCAGGAGAGCAAGTAACCTACGAAGCTAAACTAAAGAACAAAGATGGAATAAACCATTATACAAATGTTACATACGTGCCTCAATTCAATCAGCAGGGTGATGTGGAAGGGTTTGTAGCCTTGATTAGAGATATTACAGAACAAAAGCAAGCAGAAGTTGCTCTTAAGCAAAGCGAAGAACGGTTTCGCAAACTCACAGAAAAAGTGCGGGTAATTCCTTGGGAAGCAGATCCAAATACGGGAAATTTTACCTATGTTGGCCCACAAACTGAAGAGATTCTCGGCTATTCCTTAACTAATTGGTATAAAGAAAATTTTTGGGCAGAACACATCTACCCAGAAGATCAAGAGTCGGCAATCCAATATTTTCTTAACTGTTCGCTGTCACTGGATAATTACGAATTTGAATATAGAATGTTGGCAGCTGATGGCAGAATAGTGTGGTTATATGAAATTGTGAATGTCCTGCGGGATGAAAACAGACCTCAGCTACTGCATGGATTTATGATTGACATTACCGAGCGCAAGCTGGCAGAGCAAGAACGGGAAAAATTACTAGAACGTGAACAAGCAGCAAGGGCTGAAGCAGAAGCCGTAAACCGAATCAAAGATGAGTTTTTAGCGACACTCTCCCATGAACTTCGCACCCCTCTTAATGCCATGCTAGGCTGGACTCAGCTACTAAGAAGCCGCAAATTTGACGAAAATACCACTGCTAGGGCATTGGAAACTATTGATCGCAATAGCCACGCTTTAGCACAGTTAATAGAAGATGTTTTGGATGTTTCGCGGATTATTCGCGGCAAACTTCAGCTTAATCTCCGTCCCGTGGAGCTTGTACCCGTGGTGGAAGCGGCTATCGACACCGTGCGTCCAGCTGCTGACGCGAAAGAAATTAGCCTTGATTTTCAAGAGGACTCAGCGGTAGGGATAGTGATGGGCGATGCTAACCGCTTGCAACAAATAGTATGGAATTTGCTCTCCAACGCTGTCAAGTTCACACCTAAAAGAGGCAGAGTTGAGGTACAACTAGAGCGGATTAACTCCCGCGTGCAAATCCGAGTTAGTGATACTGGTAGCGGAATTTCTCCTGAGTTTCTACCTTATGTATTTGAGCGCTTTCGTCAAGCAGATAGCTCAACTACGCGATCACATGGTGGATTAGGATTAGGATTAGCGATCGTCCGCCACTTGGTAGAACTGCACGGGGGAACAGTTTCAGTCATCAGCCAAGGCATTGAACAGGGGACGACATTTATTGTCAATTTACCCATGAAAGTTGTCTCTATCAACTACGATACACCACAGCCAGAGTTATCTATTGCCAGGGATACCTATGCTAATCAGCAGTTTCCTATCTTGGCAGATTTACGGGTGCTGGTAGTCGATGATGAAGCAGACGCTCGTCACTTGCTCACCACAATTTTAGGACAATATGGCGCTCAAGTTATGGCAGTTGCTTCTGCTATGGAAGCCATGACAGCTTTAGGAACATTCCATCCAGATATATTAGTTAGTGATATTGGGATGCCTCAAGAAGACGGCTATACACTAATCCGTAAAATTAGAACCCTTTCTATTGAAGAAGGAGGACGGATTCCCGCAGTAGCGTTGACAGCCTACGCCAGGACAGAAGACCGCACTCAAGCTTTGTTAGCTGGGTTTCAGTTACATATTCCCAAGCCTGTCAATCCCGCTGAGTTAGCAGTCGTCGTTGCTAATTTGGCTGGAAGAACCTAA
- the smc gene encoding chromosome segregation protein SMC, translating to MVYVKRVELTNFKSFGGTTSVPLLPGCTVISGPNGSGKSNILDALLFCLGLASSKGMRAERLPDLVNNAQKHKGRSALEASVTVTFDISDVSRTSAAKHESASGAEAQSEEAKGQGAGRRGDVEEAEGQGAGRRGEEEVGEVAEENPKSKIQNPKSNEWSVTRRLRVTHQGTYTSNYYINGVACTLTELHEQLSDLRVYPEGYNVVLQGDVTSIISMNARERREIIDELAGVATFDRKIRQAKATLDEVKEKEDSCRIIETELTVQRDRLSQDKAKAERYQKLKTEFLHKQSWEAVLSWRSLQAQQEKLTAQIQTGDRNFTDFTTQLTTVNAEIIQKTAELEELNLHVKALGEEELLAVQASLATQEAERKQLQRQQKDLETALEECKRRLHQSHQDIQQYQLSLEQAAQQQNVETLQVTSLQTERNDAQQALESSRAAAAEIATASEAWVQQQTALNRQIEVLLQTLEPQRTEQAQLQERNTQLQQLLSEQSQLIATLEPELTAKQAEGLRVETEFNASSQPIQNLAENLAATEQELQIQQETQKRLLQEQREKQRQLDKLEAQTQAQQEVQGTQASKVILQSEMPGLCGLVVQLGKVDPRYQLALEISAGGRLGHIVVEDDSIASAGIELLKQKRAGRATFLPLNKIQAPKSVQDATLRFADGFVNYAANLVECDRRYRDVFNYVFGNTVVFASLAQARKNIGLYRIVTLQGELLETSGAMTGGSNTQRSALRFGTGEAAESDEVTNLRTRLVDIERVLERCGEAISTLAIRTKTLTQELTEARQARREQQLQLEQLQKDIKSLTAQLATTSAQLSQNTEKFTTAQSRLEVLDRELPGQEAQLQQLRHTLSELEASQTPSEWQQIQAIIKTQEQQLRQKESDLREAEQRLKNLENQQQRLQEKIQEAQTRVLQYQQEQGTGNREQETVNNQLVELNIQITETQASLRKMEENLGEEKRKRDGTETEVRSLLLRQQQLQWEIEKLQEIQQKRREELAALQTQLRELGAELPNPLPEVPNQVDLDELQKELRSLSKRLQAMEPVNMLALEDHDKVQSRLQELTDKLTTLEAERTELLLRIENFTTLRQIAFKEAFDAVNENFQSIFATLSDGDGYLQLDNPEDPFNSGLNLVAHPKGKPVQRLASMSGGEKSLTALSFIFSLQRYRPSPFYAFDEVDMFLDGANVERLARMIKQQAEQAQFIVVSLRRPMIESAQRTIGVTQARGAYTQVLGIKLSDR from the coding sequence ATGGTGTACGTCAAGCGCGTTGAACTCACAAACTTCAAATCCTTCGGTGGGACTACTTCTGTCCCTTTGCTGCCGGGGTGTACTGTCATATCTGGACCTAATGGTTCTGGTAAATCTAATATTCTCGATGCTTTGCTGTTTTGTTTGGGACTGGCTAGTTCTAAGGGTATGCGGGCTGAACGTTTACCTGATTTGGTAAATAATGCTCAAAAACATAAGGGACGTTCGGCGCTGGAAGCTAGTGTGACTGTGACTTTTGATATTTCTGATGTCTCACGCACCAGCGCAGCGAAGCACGAAAGTGCGTCAGGCGCAGAGGCGCAAAGTGAAGAGGCAAAGGGGCAGGGTGCAGGGCGCAGGGGAGATGTAGAAGAGGCGGAGGGGCAGGGCGCAGGGCGCAGGGGAGAGGAAGAAGTTGGGGAGGTTGCGGAAGAAAATCCAAAATCCAAAATCCAAAATCCAAAATCGAATGAATGGAGTGTGACTCGGCGGTTACGGGTTACTCATCAAGGAACTTATACGTCGAATTATTATATTAATGGTGTTGCTTGTACTCTGACTGAGTTACATGAGCAACTAAGTGACCTGCGGGTTTATCCTGAGGGGTATAATGTGGTGTTGCAAGGTGATGTGACTAGCATTATTTCGATGAATGCGCGGGAACGTCGGGAAATTATTGATGAGTTGGCTGGGGTGGCGACTTTTGATAGGAAGATTCGTCAAGCTAAGGCTACTTTGGATGAGGTGAAGGAAAAGGAAGACAGTTGTCGGATTATTGAGACTGAATTAACTGTACAGCGCGATCGCCTTTCTCAAGATAAAGCTAAGGCTGAAAGATATCAAAAGCTAAAAACGGAGTTTCTACATAAGCAGTCTTGGGAAGCGGTTCTATCTTGGCGTTCTCTCCAAGCACAGCAGGAAAAGTTAACGGCGCAAATTCAAACGGGCGATCGCAATTTTACCGATTTCACTACCCAACTGACAACGGTTAACGCAGAAATTATTCAAAAAACTGCTGAACTTGAGGAACTTAATCTCCACGTCAAAGCTTTGGGTGAGGAGGAACTTTTGGCGGTACAAGCTTCTCTGGCTACTCAAGAAGCTGAACGCAAGCAACTCCAACGTCAGCAAAAAGATTTGGAAACTGCTTTGGAAGAATGTAAAAGGCGTTTACATCAATCTCATCAGGATATTCAACAATATCAGCTTTCTTTAGAACAAGCTGCACAACAACAAAATGTAGAAACGTTGCAAGTAACGTCTTTACAAACAGAACGAAATGACGCACAACAAGCTTTAGAATCTTCTCGTGCTGCTGCGGCGGAAATTGCAACTGCTTCGGAGGCTTGGGTACAACAACAAACGGCTTTAAATCGCCAAATAGAAGTTTTGCTGCAAACTCTAGAACCTCAACGCACTGAACAAGCGCAATTACAAGAACGAAATACTCAATTACAGCAACTGCTTTCTGAACAATCTCAGCTAATTGCCACTTTAGAACCTGAATTAACAGCAAAGCAAGCTGAAGGTTTACGGGTGGAAACGGAATTCAATGCTTCTAGTCAGCCTATCCAAAATTTAGCTGAAAATCTGGCTGCGACTGAACAAGAGTTACAAATTCAACAAGAAACCCAAAAGCGTCTTTTGCAAGAACAACGGGAAAAGCAACGTCAGTTAGATAAATTAGAGGCACAAACTCAAGCGCAACAAGAAGTTCAAGGAACACAAGCCAGTAAAGTAATTTTACAGTCGGAAATGCCAGGATTATGTGGTTTGGTTGTGCAGTTGGGAAAGGTAGATCCTCGTTATCAGTTGGCGCTGGAAATCTCTGCTGGTGGACGTTTGGGACATATTGTGGTAGAAGATGATAGTATTGCCTCGGCGGGAATTGAACTGCTGAAACAAAAACGCGCCGGCAGAGCAACTTTTTTACCTTTGAATAAAATTCAAGCACCTAAATCTGTCCAAGATGCAACTTTGCGTTTTGCAGATGGTTTTGTGAATTATGCTGCTAATTTGGTGGAGTGCGATCGCCGTTATCGAGATGTGTTTAACTATGTTTTTGGGAATACTGTAGTTTTTGCTAGTCTTGCACAAGCGCGAAAAAATATCGGACTTTATCGCATTGTCACTTTACAAGGTGAATTATTAGAAACTAGCGGTGCGATGACTGGTGGGAGTAATACTCAGCGTTCAGCGTTACGCTTTGGAACTGGGGAAGCCGCAGAATCTGACGAAGTTACGAATTTAAGAACTCGCTTGGTAGATATTGAACGTGTTTTAGAACGTTGTGGAGAAGCAATTTCTACTTTAGCAATTCGCACCAAAACTCTAACTCAAGAACTGACGGAAGCACGTCAAGCAAGACGGGAACAGCAGTTACAGTTGGAACAGTTGCAAAAAGATATTAAGAGTTTAACAGCGCAATTGGCAACTACAAGCGCTCAACTTTCCCAAAATACCGAAAAATTCACCACGGCACAATCTCGTTTGGAAGTTCTAGATCGGGAATTACCAGGACAAGAAGCTCAACTGCAACAATTAAGACATACTTTATCAGAGTTGGAAGCTTCGCAAACGCCTAGTGAATGGCAACAAATCCAAGCAATCATTAAAACTCAAGAGCAACAATTACGACAAAAAGAAAGTGATTTAAGAGAAGCAGAACAAAGATTGAAAAATCTGGAAAATCAACAACAGCGTTTACAAGAAAAAATCCAAGAAGCGCAAACGCGGGTTTTACAATATCAACAGGAACAGGGAACAGGGAACAGGGAACAGGAAACAGTCAACAATCAACTAGTAGAACTGAATATCCAAATTACTGAAACTCAGGCTTCTTTGCGGAAAATGGAGGAGAATTTAGGAGAAGAGAAGCGAAAACGGGATGGGACAGAAACCGAAGTGCGATCGCTCTTATTGCGTCAACAACAATTACAATGGGAAATTGAAAAACTGCAAGAAATCCAGCAAAAGCGACGGGAAGAATTAGCAGCTTTGCAAACCCAATTGCGAGAATTAGGTGCAGAACTACCAAATCCCCTCCCAGAAGTTCCCAATCAAGTCGATTTGGATGAATTGCAGAAAGAATTGAGAAGTTTGTCCAAACGCTTACAGGCAATGGAACCTGTGAATATGTTAGCGTTAGAAGACCATGATAAAGTACAAAGTCGTCTCCAAGAACTTACCGATAAATTAACGACATTAGAAGCAGAACGGACAGAATTGCTTTTAAGAATTGAAAACTTTACTACCTTGCGACAAATTGCTTTTAAAGAAGCTTTCGACGCAGTAAACGAAAACTTTCAATCTATTTTCGCCACACTTTCCGACGGTGATGGTTATTTACAACTTGATAATCCTGAAGATCCCTTTAACAGTGGTTTGAACTTAGTCGCACACCCCAAAGGTAAACCTGTACAACGTTTAGCTTCCATGTCTGGGGGAGAAAAATCCTTAACTGCATTAAGTTTTATATTCTCCCTGCAACGTTATCGTCCATCTCCATTTTACGCCTTTGATGAAGTTGATATGTTTCTAGATGGGGCAAATGTGGAACGATTAGCGAGAATGATTAAACAACAAGCAGAACAAGCCCAATTCATTGTTGTGAGTTTGCGCCGTCCGATGATAGAATCAGCGCAACGCACAATTGGTGTAACTCAAGCTAGAGGCGCATATACTCAAGTTTTGGGGATTAAGTTAAGTGACAGATGA
- a CDS encoding Uma2 family endonuclease translates to MYQIDPPLSPQEVLPTMYDLPSENQEEPGLPDEFHLLQPELLRSTFRPPNYTEDNVFTGSDLNLYYDSRHTQWYKRPDWFAVLGVSRFYQETELRLSYVTWQEGVNPFVAIELVSPGTEAEDLGRSLREVNQPPNKWSVYEQILRIPYYFVYNRYRDEFNCFGLVMSRYQPLPINGLGVWLEEAELGLGLWHGEYQGLTRLWLRWYDRDNNWLPTPVEKEKQRADLAEAKLAKLRQLLAEQGVNL, encoded by the coding sequence ATGTATCAAATAGATCCACCATTATCTCCTCAAGAAGTATTGCCAACTATGTATGATTTACCTAGTGAAAATCAGGAGGAACCAGGATTGCCAGATGAATTTCACCTATTACAACCAGAATTACTACGCAGTACATTTCGTCCGCCCAACTATACTGAAGATAATGTATTCACAGGTAGTGATTTAAACTTATATTATGATTCCCGTCATACCCAATGGTATAAACGCCCAGATTGGTTTGCAGTATTGGGGGTGTCTCGATTTTATCAAGAAACAGAACTCCGATTAAGTTACGTTACTTGGCAGGAGGGAGTAAATCCTTTTGTCGCTATAGAATTGGTATCACCAGGTACAGAAGCGGAAGATTTAGGGAGGAGTTTAAGGGAAGTTAATCAACCTCCTAATAAATGGTCTGTTTATGAACAAATCCTGAGAATCCCTTATTATTTTGTTTATAACCGTTATAGAGATGAGTTTAATTGTTTTGGGTTGGTAATGAGTCGTTATCAACCTTTGCCCATCAATGGACTAGGAGTATGGTTAGAAGAAGCAGAATTGGGTTTAGGATTATGGCATGGAGAATATCAAGGATTAACCAGATTGTGGCTACGTTGGTATGATCGAGATAATAACTGGTTGCCTACACCAGTAGAAAAAGAAAAACAACGTGCAGATTTAGCCGAAGCAAAATTAGCTAAATTAAGACAGTTACTAGCAGAACAAGGGGTTAATTTATAG
- a CDS encoding amino acid ABC transporter ATP-binding protein: MLETVPIIIAEDVHKWYGKFHVLQGASLTVNRGEVVVLMGPSGSGKSTFIRTFNALEAYQKGSITIDGITISNDLKNIDTIRQEVGMVFQQFNLFPHLTVLQNITLAPIWVRRLSKPKAEELAMQLLERVGILEQAQKYPGQLSGGQQQRVAIARALAMQPKIMLFDEPTSALDPEMVREVLDVMQNLAHEGMTMVVVTHEVRFAREVADRVILMDSGSLVESATPETFFTNPQEERTRKFLSQIL; encoded by the coding sequence ATGTTAGAAACAGTACCGATAATTATTGCCGAAGATGTCCATAAATGGTATGGTAAATTTCATGTTCTTCAGGGTGCAAGTTTAACTGTCAATCGTGGTGAAGTTGTGGTTTTAATGGGTCCGTCAGGTTCCGGTAAATCTACTTTTATTCGCACTTTTAACGCTTTAGAAGCATATCAAAAAGGTTCAATTACTATTGATGGAATTACCATCAGCAACGATTTAAAAAATATTGACACCATTCGCCAAGAAGTAGGCATGGTATTTCAACAATTCAATTTATTTCCCCATTTAACAGTTCTGCAAAATATTACTTTAGCACCGATTTGGGTACGTCGTTTGTCGAAGCCAAAAGCTGAAGAATTGGCAATGCAACTGTTAGAAAGAGTTGGCATTTTAGAACAAGCACAAAAATATCCAGGACAGTTATCTGGTGGACAACAACAACGAGTAGCCATAGCCCGTGCTTTAGCCATGCAACCAAAAATTATGCTATTTGATGAACCTACTTCAGCTTTAGATCCAGAAATGGTTAGAGAAGTATTAGATGTGATGCAAAATCTTGCCCATGAAGGGATGACAATGGTAGTCGTTACCCATGAAGTTAGATTTGCTCGTGAAGTCGCAGATCGAGTTATTCTCATGGATAGCGGTTCTCTCGTTGAATCAGCTACTCCAGAAACCTTTTTTACCAATCCTCAAGAAGAAAGAACGCGCAAGTTTTTATCACAGATTCTCTAA